A genome region from Streptomyces pratensis includes the following:
- the mtrB gene encoding MtrAB system histidine kinase MtrB, whose amino-acid sequence MTLGSAAPPPGVPGARTERAAGPARSTSRLGKVLLGGRLFRNRTPGGPVPRLLMRWIRGPLLPAVRLWRRNLQLRVVAGTLLMSIAVVLLLGFVVIGQVKNGLLEAKGKAAQTQAAGGFAAAQANANAPLVPGGQGEEGADGVTANTSWRTELVDQLASGGANAFNVVALSPESVGQGTSRAPRGSGRVEASSIPQRLRDDVGNGSGAFQTYSLIRYSYGKDPEPGLVVGKRLYDVDHNPYELYYLFPLTQEEKSLTLVTTTLATAGLFVVVLLGAIAWFVVRQVVTPVRMAAGIAERLSAGRLQERMKVTGEDDIARLGEAFNKMAQNLQLKIQQLEELSRMQRRFVSDVSHELRTPLTTVRMAADVIHEARVDFDPVTARSAELLGDQLDRFESLLSDLLEISRFDAGAAALEAEPIDLRTVVRRVIGGAEPLAERKGSRIRVVGDEQPVVAEADARRVERVLRNLVVNAVEHGEGRDVIVRMGVAQGAVAVAVRDYGVGLKPGEATRVFNRFWRADPARARTTGGTGLGLSIAVEDARLHGGWLQAWGEPGGGSQFRLTLPRTADEPLRGSPIPLEPEDSRRNREDRERAEATSAAGDHRLMSVPNQSGSTARSHMAVQAHGQAAQRTPLSVHPAALPGSGARVVSRPAGDRPDAGTDPVTQDPEQQEDTTRGH is encoded by the coding sequence ATGACCCTGGGCAGCGCTGCTCCGCCACCCGGGGTGCCCGGGGCCCGTACGGAGCGGGCTGCCGGTCCGGCCCGGAGCACTTCTCGTTTGGGCAAGGTCCTGCTGGGCGGCCGGTTGTTCCGCAACCGGACGCCCGGTGGCCCCGTGCCGCGTCTGCTGATGCGGTGGATCCGCGGGCCGCTGTTGCCGGCGGTCCGGCTGTGGCGGCGCAATCTGCAGCTGCGCGTCGTGGCGGGAACGCTGCTGATGTCGATCGCGGTGGTGCTGCTTCTCGGCTTCGTCGTGATCGGTCAGGTCAAGAACGGTCTGCTCGAGGCAAAGGGCAAGGCCGCGCAGACCCAGGCGGCCGGTGGTTTCGCGGCCGCCCAGGCCAATGCGAACGCTCCTCTCGTCCCGGGCGGCCAGGGTGAGGAGGGCGCCGACGGCGTGACGGCCAACACCTCTTGGCGCACGGAGCTCGTCGACCAGCTCGCCAGCGGTGGCGCGAACGCTTTCAACGTGGTCGCGCTCAGTCCCGAATCCGTGGGCCAGGGCACGAGCCGCGCCCCGCGTGGATCGGGCCGTGTGGAGGCGTCCAGCATTCCGCAGCGGCTCCGGGACGACGTGGGCAATGGATCAGGTGCCTTCCAGACGTACTCGTTGATCCGGTACTCGTACGGGAAGGACCCGGAGCCCGGGCTCGTCGTGGGCAAGCGGCTCTACGACGTCGACCACAACCCTTACGAGCTCTATTACCTCTTCCCGCTCACGCAGGAGGAGAAGTCGCTGACCCTGGTCACGACGACGCTGGCCACGGCCGGCCTGTTCGTGGTCGTGCTGCTGGGCGCGATCGCCTGGTTCGTGGTGCGCCAGGTCGTCACGCCCGTCCGGATGGCGGCAGGGATCGCCGAAAGGCTTTCCGCGGGCCGGCTCCAGGAGCGGATGAAGGTCACCGGTGAGGACGACATCGCCCGCCTCGGTGAGGCCTTCAACAAGATGGCGCAGAACCTCCAGCTGAAGATCCAGCAGCTGGAGGAGCTCTCCCGGATGCAGAGGCGTTTCGTCTCGGACGTCAGCCATGAGCTGCGCACTCCCCTGACGACCGTGCGGATGGCCGCCGATGTCATCCATGAGGCGCGCGTCGACTTCGACCCGGTCACGGCCCGGTCCGCGGAGCTGCTGGGCGACCAGCTCGACCGCTTCGAGTCGCTGCTGTCCGACCTGCTGGAGATCAGCAGGTTCGACGCGGGTGCAGCGGCGCTGGAAGCCGAACCGATAGACCTGCGCACGGTCGTCCGGCGGGTGATCGGCGGTGCCGAGCCGCTGGCGGAGCGCAAGGGGAGCCGAATCCGGGTGGTGGGTGATGAGCAGCCCGTCGTCGCGGAAGCCGACGCGCGCCGGGTCGAGCGGGTCCTGCGCAATCTCGTCGTCAATGCCGTCGAGCACGGTGAGGGCCGTGATGTCATCGTGCGGATGGGCGTCGCGCAGGGTGCCGTGGCCGTCGCGGTGAGGGACTACGGCGTCGGGCTCAAGCCGGGCGAGGCGACGCGGGTCTTCAACCGCTTCTGGCGGGCGGACCCGGCGCGTGCCCGTACCACCGGTGGTACCGGCCTGGGGCTGTCGATCGCGGTCGAGGACGCCCGGCTGCACGGCGGCTGGCTGCAGGCCTGGGGCGAGCCCGGTGGCGGATCGCAGTTCCGGCTGACCTTGCCGCGCACGGCGGACGAGCCGCTGCGCGGATCTCCGATACCGCTGGAGCCGGAGGACTCCCGGCGCAACCGGGAGGACCGCGAGCGTGCGGAAGCCACGTCGGCGGCCGGTGATCACCGGCTTATGTCCGTACCGAACCAGTCAGGGTCCACGGCGCGTTCGCACATGGCCGTGCAGGCCCACGGACAGGCGGCGCAGCGTACGCCGTTGTCGGTCCATCCGGCGGCCCTTCCGGGCAGTGGAGCACGTGTGGTGTCGCGTCCGGCCGGGGACCGGCCGGACGCGGGCACCGACCCAGTGACGCAGGATCCGGAGCAGCAGGAGGACACGACTCGTGGACACTGA
- the mtrA gene encoding two-component system response regulator MtrA gives MMSFMKGRVLVVDDDTALAEMLGIVLRGEGFEPSFVADGDKALAAFREAKPDLVLLDLMLPGRDGIEVCRLIRAESGVPIVMLTAKSDTVDVVVGLESGADDYIVKPFKPKELVARIRARLRRSEEPAPEQLAIGDLVIDVAGHSVKREGQSIALTPLEFDLLVALARKPWQVFTREVLLEQVWGYRHAADTRLVNVHVQRLRSKVEKDPERPEIVVTVRGVGYKAGPS, from the coding sequence ATGATGTCGTTTATGAAGGGACGCGTCCTTGTCGTCGACGACGACACCGCACTGGCCGAGATGCTCGGCATCGTGCTGCGTGGAGAAGGTTTCGAGCCGTCGTTCGTAGCGGACGGCGACAAGGCACTGGCCGCATTTCGTGAGGCCAAGCCGGACCTGGTGCTGCTGGACCTCATGCTGCCCGGACGGGACGGCATCGAGGTCTGCCGGCTGATCAGGGCCGAGTCGGGTGTGCCGATCGTCATGCTCACTGCCAAGAGCGACACGGTGGATGTTGTGGTGGGCCTGGAATCCGGGGCCGACGACTACATCGTCAAGCCGTTCAAACCGAAGGAGTTGGTTGCCCGGATCAGGGCGCGTTTGCGGAGGTCCGAAGAGCCCGCGCCGGAACAGCTGGCGATCGGGGACCTGGTCATCGATGTGGCCGGTCACTCGGTGAAGCGGGAGGGGCAGTCCATCGCCCTCACGCCGCTGGAGTTCGATCTGCTGGTCGCCCTCGCCCGGAAGCCGTGGCAGGTGTTCACCCGTGAGGTGCTGCTCGAGCAGGTGTGGGGCTATCGCCACGCCGCCGACACCCGTCTGGTGAACGTGCATGTCCAGCGGCTCCGCTCGAAGGTGGAGAAGGACCCGGAGCGGCCGGAGATCGTCGTGACCGTCCGTGGTGTCGGTTACAAGGCCGGACCGAGCTGA
- the mtnA gene encoding S-methyl-5-thioribose-1-phosphate isomerase yields MDDQDAQTPVGNGPLPLSVLRWDDPPGGPAVVLLDQTRLPAEEAELVCADVPALVGAIQTLAVRGAPLLGIAGGYGVALAAARGEDVEQAAERLEQARPTAVNLGYGARRAARGYEAAVRSGAGPEAAAAAALAEARALHQEDAAASGRMAQYGLELLAELLPEGGGHRLLTHCNTGALVSGGEGTAFAVALRAHREGRLRQLWVDETRPLLQGARLTAYEAGRNGMPYSLLTDSAAGSLFAAGEVDAVIIGADRIAADGSVANKVGSYPLAVLAKYHHVPFVVVAPTTTVDLESVDGTSIVVEQRSAAEVTEFTSTPGAPAGGGGGRTAVAPPGTQAYNPAFDVTPPELVTAIVTEEGVISPVTGVGLAELCARSSQVTIS; encoded by the coding sequence ATGGATGATCAGGACGCACAAACGCCGGTGGGTAACGGGCCTCTGCCTCTCTCCGTACTCCGCTGGGACGATCCTCCGGGAGGTCCTGCGGTGGTCCTCCTCGACCAGACGCGGCTGCCCGCCGAAGAGGCGGAGCTGGTGTGCGCCGACGTGCCCGCGCTGGTGGGAGCCATACAGACACTGGCGGTGCGGGGGGCTCCCCTGCTGGGTATCGCCGGGGGCTATGGGGTGGCGCTGGCCGCGGCGCGGGGTGAGGACGTGGAGCAGGCCGCGGAGCGGCTGGAGCAGGCGCGGCCCACCGCGGTGAATCTCGGGTACGGGGCGCGGCGGGCGGCGCGCGGGTACGAGGCGGCTGTCAGGAGCGGGGCGGGCCCGGAAGCGGCCGCCGCGGCGGCTCTGGCCGAGGCGCGCGCTCTGCACCAGGAGGACGCGGCGGCCAGCGGGCGCATGGCGCAGTACGGTCTGGAACTGCTGGCGGAACTCCTGCCGGAAGGAGGCGGGCACCGGCTGCTGACCCACTGCAACACCGGGGCGCTCGTGTCCGGTGGCGAGGGTACGGCCTTCGCGGTGGCTCTGAGGGCGCACAGGGAGGGGCGCCTGCGGCAGCTGTGGGTGGACGAGACGCGTCCGCTGCTCCAGGGCGCCCGGCTCACGGCGTACGAGGCGGGCCGCAACGGGATGCCGTACAGCTTGCTGACGGACAGCGCGGCGGGTTCGCTGTTTGCGGCGGGGGAGGTGGATGCCGTAATCATCGGGGCGGACCGCATTGCCGCGGACGGCTCGGTGGCCAACAAGGTGGGGAGCTATCCGTTGGCGGTGCTGGCGAAGTACCACCATGTGCCGTTCGTCGTGGTGGCGCCCACGACCACGGTCGATCTGGAATCGGTGGACGGCACATCGATCGTCGTGGAGCAGCGTTCCGCGGCCGAAGTGACGGAGTTCACATCGACGCCGGGTGCTCCGGCCGGAGGTGGAGGGGGCCGGACGGCCGTCGCACCCCCGGGAACCCAGGCGTACAACCCCGCATTCGACGTCACGCCGCCCGAACTGGTCACGGCGATAGTCACGGAGGAGGGTGTCATTTCCCCGGTCACGGGGGTCGGACTGGCAGAGCTGTGTGCCAGGTCATCGCAGGTAACGATTAGCTAA
- a CDS encoding glycerophosphoryl diester phosphodiesterase membrane domain-containing protein gives MNDSPGWASPGSAPSDGQETGIPKPSSPVDGNAAGQWSPAQPPPGQWSPPGAPGNGPGAPPPAPGWGGMPQGPGWGRAPMAAKPGVIPLRPLGVGEILDGAVSTMRTHWRTVLGISLTVSVIAEIVIILVQRYLLPEQESIDPNATGAEAIRQATDSAQSQLITSAPSTLIAMIATLFTTSILTVVISRSVLGRGVTLSEAWSEARPRLLPLLGLTLLLSLMSAAIMAAGLLPGLALGSGAGGIALTFLGFLASCAVVLWLMIRFTLAAPALMLERQPVLTALRRSAKLVKGNWWRTFGILALTYLLVIVLTLIITIPFGIIAVTMDSDGLSELLNGSAADFGWPFLIVTGIGDVIISTLAYPFTAGVMALLYVDQRIRREALDLDLARAAGVPGYDNPRS, from the coding sequence ATGAACGACTCTCCGGGCTGGGCTTCGCCCGGATCCGCCCCCTCCGACGGCCAGGAGACGGGCATCCCCAAGCCCTCCTCGCCCGTGGACGGAAACGCCGCCGGACAGTGGTCTCCCGCACAGCCGCCTCCAGGGCAGTGGTCCCCGCCCGGCGCCCCCGGCAACGGCCCAGGCGCGCCCCCACCCGCTCCGGGCTGGGGCGGCATGCCACAAGGGCCGGGGTGGGGACGTGCCCCCATGGCCGCGAAGCCCGGGGTGATCCCGCTCCGTCCTCTCGGGGTCGGCGAAATCCTCGACGGCGCGGTGTCCACCATGCGCACCCACTGGCGCACGGTGCTCGGTATCAGCCTCACCGTCTCCGTGATCGCCGAGATCGTGATCATTCTCGTGCAGCGCTACCTCCTGCCCGAGCAGGAGTCGATCGACCCGAACGCGACCGGCGCGGAAGCAATCCGCCAGGCCACCGACTCCGCGCAGTCGCAGCTGATCACCAGCGCACCGAGCACGCTCATCGCGATGATCGCCACACTCTTCACCACCTCGATCCTCACCGTGGTGATCAGCCGCTCCGTACTGGGCCGTGGCGTAACACTCTCCGAAGCATGGTCCGAGGCCCGGCCCCGGCTTCTTCCGCTTCTCGGGCTGACCCTTCTGCTGAGCCTGATGAGCGCCGCGATCATGGCAGCGGGCCTTCTTCCGGGCCTGGCACTGGGCAGCGGGGCCGGCGGGATCGCGCTCACTTTCCTGGGCTTCCTCGCCTCCTGTGCCGTCGTTCTCTGGCTGATGATCCGCTTCACGCTCGCAGCACCGGCACTCATGCTGGAGCGCCAGCCCGTACTCACCGCGCTGCGCAGGTCCGCCAAGCTGGTCAAGGGCAACTGGTGGCGGACCTTCGGCATTCTGGCCCTCACCTACCTGCTGGTCATCGTCCTGACCTTGATCATCACGATCCCGTTCGGCATCATCGCCGTGACCATGGACAGCGACGGCCTGAGCGAGTTGCTCAACGGCAGCGCGGCAGACTTCGGCTGGCCCTTCCTCATCGTCACGGGCATCGGCGACGTGATCATCTCGACGCTCGCCTACCCGTTCACCGCGGGAGTGATGGCCCTGCTCTACGTCGACCAGCGCATCCGCCGCGAGGCCCTCGACCTGGACCTCGCCCGGGCCGCCGGCGTGCCCGGCTACGACAACCCCAGGAGCTGA
- a CDS encoding DUF4129 domain-containing protein translates to MTGPGGTSTAVRLIRADVDIPVDTPRVPAREAAQDELSDPMYHEHDPNLLERGLDHFWDWIGDLFAGAAGAAPGGPLGLVVLVLAVVGLVAALWWRLGTPRRAAPNPEALFGSTTRSAADHRTAAAAHAEANRWTEAVQERMRALVRSLEDRAVLDPRPGRTADEAAAEAGRLMSAHADRLRAAARAFDDVTYGGRTADAAAYRTLCALDLDIEAAKPLLTTDTAPGAAG, encoded by the coding sequence GTGACGGGGCCGGGGGGCACCAGCACGGCAGTACGACTCATCCGGGCGGACGTGGACATACCCGTGGACACTCCACGCGTCCCCGCCCGGGAAGCGGCGCAGGACGAACTGTCCGACCCGATGTACCACGAGCACGACCCGAACCTTCTCGAACGCGGCCTCGACCACTTCTGGGACTGGATCGGTGACCTCTTCGCCGGCGCCGCCGGGGCAGCCCCCGGCGGCCCGCTCGGGCTCGTCGTGCTCGTGCTGGCCGTCGTCGGCCTGGTCGCCGCGCTGTGGTGGAGGCTCGGCACACCTCGGCGTGCCGCCCCGAACCCGGAGGCACTCTTCGGCAGCACCACCCGCAGCGCTGCGGACCACCGCACCGCGGCCGCCGCACACGCCGAAGCCAATCGCTGGACCGAGGCCGTCCAGGAACGGATGCGCGCCCTCGTCCGCTCCCTGGAGGACCGGGCCGTACTCGACCCGCGCCCCGGCCGCACCGCGGACGAGGCGGCCGCCGAAGCCGGCCGGCTGATGTCCGCGCACGCCGACCGACTCCGCGCCGCCGCCCGGGCCTTCGACGACGTCACATACGGAGGCCGCACCGCCGACGCGGCTGCGTACCGGACCCTGTGCGCCCTTGACCTGGACATCGAGGCCGCCAAGCCCCTGCTGACCACCGACACAGCCCCAGGAGCTGCCGGATGA
- a CDS encoding DUF4350 domain-containing protein, with product MTATAAAPTTSASRTPQQIWHRVRGLLLAVLILVVAGVAIAAARSGGQHGRLDPRSADPHGGRAVAELLKDRGVSVDIATTLDEATGAAGPDTTLLVAGPNMLTAHQQRRLYAATADSAGRTVLIAPGSPSVARLAPGVHAESHGPVAALTPRCELPAARAAGTADMGGIHYASAARGTTACYPDDDGHASLLVLPGQGAGDTVLLGSPDLLYNDRLDQQGNASLSLQLLGSHPHLVWYLPSLDDPSAAQGGRGSQDDSSDDGAEGESGFISLIPSGWLWGTLQLALAAVLAAIWRGRRFGPLVTERLPVAIRASESVEGRARLYRKADARDRAADSLRSATRTRVSPLLGVSPRDADSPAVLLPAVAARLSKPGTDLGLLLFGPAPADDAALVLLTDQLDALEREVRTS from the coding sequence ATGACCGCAACCGCGGCCGCTCCCACCACATCCGCGTCCCGTACCCCGCAGCAGATCTGGCATCGCGTCCGCGGGCTGCTGCTGGCCGTTCTCATCCTCGTCGTCGCCGGGGTCGCTATCGCCGCCGCCCGCTCGGGCGGCCAGCACGGCCGACTCGATCCCCGCTCCGCGGATCCGCACGGCGGCCGGGCAGTCGCCGAACTCCTCAAGGACCGCGGTGTGTCCGTCGACATCGCCACCACGCTCGACGAGGCCACCGGTGCTGCCGGCCCCGATACCACCCTGCTCGTCGCAGGCCCCAACATGCTCACCGCTCACCAGCAGCGGCGCCTTTACGCGGCGACTGCCGACTCCGCCGGCCGTACCGTCCTCATCGCACCCGGCAGCCCCTCCGTGGCCCGGCTCGCCCCTGGAGTGCACGCGGAATCGCACGGGCCGGTGGCCGCCCTTACCCCACGTTGTGAACTCCCTGCAGCACGCGCCGCGGGAACCGCCGACATGGGTGGCATCCACTACGCGTCGGCTGCGCGCGGCACAACCGCCTGCTACCCGGACGACGACGGGCACGCGTCCCTCCTCGTTCTGCCGGGACAAGGAGCAGGCGACACCGTGTTGCTCGGTTCCCCCGACCTCCTCTACAACGACCGTCTCGACCAGCAGGGCAACGCATCGCTCAGCCTGCAACTCCTCGGTTCCCACCCGCATCTCGTCTGGTACCTCCCCTCACTCGACGATCCCTCCGCCGCCCAAGGCGGCAGAGGCAGTCAGGACGACAGCAGCGACGACGGAGCCGAAGGAGAGAGCGGATTCATCAGCCTCATCCCCTCGGGCTGGCTCTGGGGCACCCTTCAACTGGCCCTCGCCGCCGTACTCGCCGCGATCTGGCGCGGCCGCCGCTTCGGCCCCCTGGTCACCGAGCGACTGCCGGTAGCCATCCGGGCCTCCGAGTCCGTCGAAGGACGGGCCCGGCTCTACCGCAAGGCAGACGCCCGGGACCGCGCCGCAGACTCACTGCGCTCGGCCACGCGGACCCGCGTCTCCCCCCTCCTCGGTGTGTCCCCCCGTGACGCCGATTCCCCCGCTGTGCTCCTGCCCGCTGTCGCCGCACGCCTCAGCAAGCCGGGCACCGACCTCGGCCTCCTCCTCTTCGGCCCGGCCCCGGCCGATGACGCCGCGCTTGTCCTCCTGACCGATCAACTCGACGCCCTCGAAAGAGAGGTACGCACTTCATGA
- a CDS encoding AAA family ATPase, translating to MSAPTPETAELPAAAATLATPVDSDSARASLEALRSEIAKAVVGQDSAVTGLVVALLCRGHVLLEGVPGVAKTLLVRALAASLELDTKRVQFTPDLMPSDVTGSLVYDARTSEFSFQPGPVFTNLLLADEINRTPPKTQSSLLEAMEERQVTIDGSPRPLPDPFLVAATQNPVEYEGTYPLPEAQLDRFLLKLTVPLPSREDEINVLTRHAEGFNPRDLNAAGLQPVAGPADLEAARAAVGRTSVSPEIAAYVVDICRATRESPSLTLGASPRGATALLSTARAWAWLTGRDYVIPDDVKALALPTLRHRIQLRPEADMEGVTADSVITAVLAHVPVPR from the coding sequence ATGAGCGCCCCGACCCCGGAGACCGCTGAGCTTCCGGCAGCCGCAGCGACCCTCGCGACCCCCGTGGATTCCGACAGTGCCCGCGCATCCCTGGAAGCGCTGCGCTCCGAGATCGCCAAGGCCGTGGTCGGCCAGGACTCGGCGGTCACCGGCCTGGTCGTCGCTCTCCTCTGCCGGGGCCATGTGCTTCTGGAAGGCGTACCCGGCGTCGCAAAGACCCTTCTGGTCCGCGCACTTGCCGCATCCCTCGAACTGGACACCAAGCGCGTCCAGTTCACCCCCGACCTCATGCCGAGCGACGTCACGGGCTCACTCGTCTACGACGCCCGTACCTCCGAATTCTCCTTCCAGCCAGGACCGGTGTTCACCAACCTGCTGCTCGCCGACGAGATCAACCGGACCCCTCCCAAGACACAGTCCTCCCTGCTGGAGGCCATGGAGGAACGTCAGGTGACCATCGACGGGTCTCCCCGACCGCTTCCCGACCCCTTCCTGGTGGCGGCCACTCAGAACCCTGTCGAGTACGAGGGCACCTATCCGCTGCCCGAGGCCCAGCTGGACCGCTTCCTCCTCAAGCTGACAGTCCCCCTGCCCTCACGCGAGGACGAGATCAACGTGCTCACTCGCCATGCGGAGGGGTTCAACCCTCGCGACCTCAACGCAGCAGGCCTACAGCCCGTGGCCGGACCTGCCGACCTCGAAGCGGCCCGTGCCGCCGTCGGCCGAACCTCGGTTTCCCCCGAGATCGCCGCCTACGTCGTGGATATCTGCCGTGCCACTCGTGAATCCCCCTCGCTCACTCTCGGCGCCTCCCCCCGAGGAGCCACCGCTCTGCTCTCCACCGCCCGGGCCTGGGCCTGGCTCACGGGCCGGGACTATGTCATCCCGGACGACGTGAAGGCCCTCGCTCTGCCCACGCTCCGTCATCGCATACAGCTACGGCCGGAAGCGGACATGGAGGGAGTCACCGCAGACTCCGTCATCACCGCTGTACTCGCCCACGTCCCCGTCCCCCGGTGA
- a CDS encoding DUF58 domain-containing protein translates to MALTGRAALVAALGSLPVGILAPSWTGMLAVNVPLSLAILCDYALAAPVRTLRFTRSGDTSVRLGDTATMQLTVTNPSSRRLRAQLRDAWPPSSWTSETEQTSSRHQFAVPGGERIRLTTFLRPSRRGDRRADRVTVRSFGPLGLAARQGYHRVPWTVRVLPPFTSRKHLPSRLARLRELDGRTSVLTRGEGTEFDSLRAYVPGDDTRSIDWRATARQSAVAVRTWRPERDRHILVVLDTGRTSAGRVGDVPRLDAAMDATLLLTALATRAGDRVNLIAYDRRVRAQVQGKAAGGDVLSSLVNALATLEPELVETDTRGLSTAALANAPRRSLIVLLTSLDAAPVEEGLLPVLPQLSRRHTVLVAAVADPHVEAMTGARGSVDAIYEAAAGTQAQAQRRRTADQLQHHGVTVVDAAPNDLAPALADAYLALKAAGRL, encoded by the coding sequence ATGGCCCTCACCGGACGGGCCGCCCTGGTGGCGGCATTGGGGTCACTCCCCGTAGGCATTCTGGCCCCCAGCTGGACAGGCATGCTCGCGGTCAATGTCCCGCTCTCACTGGCAATTCTGTGCGACTACGCCCTGGCCGCGCCAGTGCGCACGCTGCGGTTCACCCGATCCGGTGATACATCCGTTCGACTCGGTGACACCGCGACCATGCAACTCACAGTGACCAACCCGTCCTCCCGACGGCTCCGCGCCCAGCTCCGGGACGCCTGGCCACCCAGCAGCTGGACGTCGGAGACCGAACAGACCTCGTCCCGCCACCAGTTCGCCGTACCTGGAGGGGAGCGCATCCGACTCACCACATTTCTGCGCCCCTCACGGCGTGGAGACCGCCGAGCCGACCGCGTCACCGTCAGGTCGTTCGGCCCCCTCGGCCTGGCGGCCCGCCAGGGATACCATCGCGTGCCCTGGACGGTCAGGGTGCTGCCTCCCTTCACGAGCCGGAAGCATCTGCCTTCGCGGCTCGCACGACTGCGTGAACTCGACGGCCGCACCAGCGTGCTCACGCGCGGAGAAGGCACGGAGTTCGACAGCCTGCGCGCCTACGTGCCGGGAGACGACACCCGTTCCATCGATTGGAGGGCCACCGCACGCCAGTCCGCGGTCGCCGTGCGTACCTGGCGCCCCGAGCGCGACCGCCACATCCTCGTCGTCCTGGACACCGGCCGCACATCAGCAGGCCGAGTGGGCGACGTGCCCCGTCTCGACGCCGCCATGGACGCGACCCTGCTCCTCACCGCTCTGGCCACCCGCGCGGGCGACCGCGTGAACCTGATCGCATACGACAGGCGTGTCCGAGCACAGGTGCAGGGCAAAGCAGCTGGAGGGGACGTCCTGTCGTCCCTCGTCAACGCTCTGGCCACGCTGGAGCCTGAACTCGTCGAGACAGACACACGTGGGCTCAGCACAGCAGCACTGGCGAACGCGCCCCGCCGCTCACTGATCGTCCTGCTCACGAGCCTGGACGCCGCACCTGTCGAGGAGGGCCTCCTGCCGGTTCTCCCCCAGCTCTCCCGACGCCACACAGTTCTGGTCGCAGCGGTTGCGGACCCCCATGTCGAGGCGATGACCGGTGCCCGGGGCTCAGTGGACGCGATCTACGAGGCCGCAGCCGGCACGCAGGCACAGGCCCAACGCCGACGCACTGCGGACCAGCTCCAGCATCATGGCGTCACGGTCGTCGATGCCGCACCCAACGACCTCGCACCCGCACTGGCAGACGCCTACCTCGCGCTGAAGGCCGCAGGACGGCTGTAG
- a CDS encoding stage II sporulation protein M, with protein MDLDVFVTTHRIEWDRLDHLLHRGRSLTGEEADELVALYQRTATHLSLIQSSAPDPLLTARLTQLVARARSTVTGTRRASWRDAARFLTAGFPAAVYRSRHWWIPTAVLSTLLAALIGWWIGAHPEVQASIGAPEDLRALTRPGGEYETYYSSHPAASFAAQVWTNNAQAAAMCLVLGAFLCIPVIYILFVNVLNLAVGIGLMSSAGRLDTFLGLVLPHGLLELTAVFVAAGTGLRLGWTVIDPGPRTRRSALAQQGRAAIGMAIGLALVLFVSGVIEGFVTPSGLPTWARITIGVVAELAFLAYVYVLGGRAARAGNTGDLEAEGRSAELPAAA; from the coding sequence ATGGATCTCGACGTCTTCGTGACCACCCACCGCATCGAGTGGGACCGCCTGGACCATCTTCTGCACCGAGGGCGCAGCCTGACAGGTGAAGAGGCGGATGAACTCGTCGCTCTGTACCAACGCACCGCCACCCATCTGTCCCTGATCCAGTCCAGCGCCCCGGACCCCCTGCTGACCGCGCGCCTCACCCAGCTCGTGGCCCGTGCGCGCTCGACCGTGACCGGGACACGCCGTGCTTCGTGGCGGGACGCCGCCCGCTTTCTGACCGCCGGCTTCCCCGCGGCCGTCTACCGCTCGCGGCACTGGTGGATTCCCACGGCGGTGCTCTCCACACTCCTGGCGGCTCTCATCGGCTGGTGGATCGGCGCGCATCCGGAGGTCCAGGCGTCGATCGGGGCTCCGGAGGACCTGCGAGCTCTGACCCGCCCCGGCGGTGAGTACGAGACGTACTACTCCAGCCATCCGGCTGCCTCGTTCGCCGCCCAAGTCTGGACGAACAACGCTCAGGCGGCTGCCATGTGTCTGGTGCTGGGCGCGTTCCTCTGCATACCGGTGATCTACATCCTCTTCGTGAACGTGCTGAACCTCGCCGTGGGTATCGGCCTCATGTCCTCCGCCGGCCGTCTGGACACCTTCCTCGGACTCGTCCTGCCACACGGGCTGCTCGAGCTCACCGCGGTGTTCGTCGCAGCGGGCACAGGCCTCCGTCTCGGATGGACGGTCATCGACCCGGGGCCACGCACCCGGCGCTCGGCCCTGGCGCAGCAGGGCCGAGCAGCGATAGGCATGGCCATCGGCCTGGCCCTGGTCCTGTTCGTCTCCGGAGTCATAGAAGGCTTCGTCACCCCGTCGGGCCTCCCCACCTGGGCCCGGATCACCATTGGTGTCGTGGCTGAGCTGGCCTTTCTCGCCTACGTCTATGTCCTCGGAGGCCGGGCGGCCCGAGCGGGGAACACAGGAGATCTTGAGGCCGAGGGGCGCAGCGCGGAGCTTCCTGCTGCGGCCTGA